In Candidatus Bathyarchaeota archaeon A05DMB-5, a single genomic region encodes these proteins:
- a CDS encoding DUF2099 family protein: MKKRFSCVWGEHEIYCCGARVRISEEGVEVLTEPTVEYCPLHEALYGSRTIDLKSVQKSVEKKIADYGFCCARRVFDSESVVAYGASEMMKVWLEKRLIDCAVVVCEGAGTVITANGSLVQAIGARLTGIIKTSPINEIIKHIEASDGIVLDKASARINQVEGVKRAFDLGFKRVAVSIAGFQAEAISGIRKFERAAGLDVLVFSVCNTCIGKNGIKHVAKADVACASASTLMRKEIGRNALLQLGVTIPVYALTEKGKKLVLVYLAEFKDKLVVFRTSKLPYHAEGKGPKLKG; the protein is encoded by the coding sequence ATGAAAAAGCGATTTTCTTGTGTATGGGGCGAGCATGAAATCTACTGTTGTGGTGCTCGAGTGCGGATTTCAGAAGAAGGCGTCGAAGTTTTAACTGAGCCTACCGTTGAATATTGCCCCTTGCATGAAGCTTTGTATGGCTCTAGAACAATTGATTTGAAAAGTGTGCAGAAAAGTGTGGAAAAGAAAATTGCAGATTATGGTTTTTGTTGTGCACGAAGAGTTTTTGACTCTGAATCAGTAGTGGCTTACGGCGCGTCAGAGATGATGAAGGTTTGGCTGGAGAAAAGGCTTATTGACTGCGCGGTTGTTGTTTGTGAAGGCGCTGGCACAGTTATAACGGCAAATGGTAGCCTCGTTCAAGCCATAGGTGCGCGGTTAACTGGTATAATTAAGACTTCGCCAATTAATGAAATCATCAAGCACATTGAGGCGAGTGATGGAATTGTTTTAGATAAGGCTAGTGCGAGAATTAACCAAGTGGAAGGTGTTAAACGAGCATTTGACTTGGGCTTTAAACGTGTTGCCGTGAGTATTGCTGGTTTTCAAGCCGAAGCAATTAGTGGGATTAGGAAGTTCGAGAGGGCTGCTGGTTTGGATGTTCTGGTGTTTTCTGTGTGTAATACTTGCATAGGCAAAAATGGCATTAAACATGTTGCTAAGGCTGATGTTGCTTGCGCAAGTGCTTCAACGCTTATGCGCAAGGAAATCGGCAGAAATGCGCTTCTGCAGTTAGGTGTTACCATTCCAGTTTATGCCTTAACTGAAAAAGGTAAGAAACTTGTTTTAGTTTATCTTGCAGAGTTTAAAGATAAGCTTGTTGTTTTCCGAACGAGCAAATTGCCTTATCATGCCGAAGGCAAGGGTCCAAAGCTTAAGGGCTAA
- a CDS encoding MBL fold metallo-hydrolase: MAKHKTSLTFYGGVNEIGGNKILLQDGDVKVFFDFGMSFKMKRRYYSPPFLSPRTEKSLQELDILPKIEGIYKFDEKAPEVKAVFLSHGHMDHSAYLSFIKREIPVYCGETTKIILQASSEMRRTELEFNVEGIEFKTFRTGKKVVIDDVEIEPIHVDHSVPGAYGFIIHTSNGAIVYTGDFRIHGAKPQMTQEFVNKAKAAKPAAVITEATNMTGASVSSEAEVENKLNSIVEQANGIVLANFASTDVDRLNSFYRIAKKNKRCLAVSLKQAYLLEALRKDKGLKIPSLSEDNILIFRKSKKTKDKWESKIMEQYQDKIKNASDVSKQQCELILALSFYDLEELVEINPTAGSCYVLSASEPFNEEMELDYEKLVNWLGHYGLPQYHVHVSGHIMPLQLKAILKEINATKIFPVHTENAELLARFTSDLKSKTMLVEKEKKYEI; the protein is encoded by the coding sequence ATGGCTAAACACAAGACTTCTTTAACATTTTATGGCGGAGTAAACGAAATAGGCGGAAACAAAATTCTACTTCAAGACGGTGACGTGAAAGTTTTCTTCGATTTCGGCATGTCCTTCAAAATGAAAAGAAGATATTATTCACCCCCATTTCTTTCCCCTCGAACTGAAAAAAGTTTGCAAGAATTGGATATCTTGCCAAAAATAGAAGGTATCTACAAGTTTGATGAGAAAGCTCCAGAAGTTAAAGCAGTTTTTCTCTCTCATGGACACATGGACCACTCAGCCTATTTGTCCTTCATAAAACGCGAAATTCCAGTTTACTGCGGAGAAACCACAAAAATCATTTTGCAAGCATCAAGTGAAATGCGAAGGACAGAATTGGAATTTAACGTAGAAGGCATAGAATTTAAAACGTTCAGAACAGGCAAAAAAGTAGTTATAGACGACGTGGAAATAGAGCCAATTCATGTTGACCACTCCGTGCCAGGCGCTTATGGATTCATAATTCACACTTCAAACGGAGCTATTGTTTATACTGGCGATTTTAGAATTCACGGAGCAAAGCCTCAAATGACGCAAGAATTTGTCAACAAAGCAAAAGCTGCCAAACCAGCCGCTGTTATCACCGAAGCTACGAACATGACCGGTGCATCTGTTTCTTCAGAAGCTGAAGTCGAGAACAAATTGAACAGTATTGTTGAACAAGCTAATGGAATAGTGCTTGCCAATTTTGCCTCCACAGACGTGGATAGGCTAAATTCGTTTTACCGAATTGCCAAGAAGAACAAGCGCTGCCTAGCTGTTTCACTGAAGCAAGCCTACCTGCTTGAAGCACTTCGCAAGGATAAAGGATTAAAGATTCCAAGCTTAAGTGAGGATAACATTTTAATTTTTCGAAAATCGAAGAAAACAAAAGACAAGTGGGAAAGCAAAATAATGGAACAATATCAAGACAAGATTAAAAACGCCTCCGACGTTTCGAAGCAGCAATGCGAACTAATTTTAGCCCTATCCTTCTACGATTTGGAAGAACTTGTAGAAATCAATCCAACTGCAGGAAGTTGCTATGTTTTGTCGGCTTCTGAACCGTTCAATGAAGAAATGGAACTGGACTATGAAAAACTTGTTAACTGGCTTGGACATTACGGTTTGCCGCAGTATCATGTTCACGTGTCTGGACACATAATGCCACTACAACTAAAAGCTATACTAAAAGAAATAAACGCCACCAAAATTTTTCCAGTTCATACAGAAAACGCGGAACTCCTTGCCAGATTCACAAGCGACCTAAAAAGCAAAACGATGCTAGTTGAAAAAGAAAAGAAATACGAAATTTAG